A genomic segment from Arenicella chitinivorans encodes:
- a CDS encoding YoaK family protein, whose amino-acid sequence MISQLPRWVEFGAFVLSLIAGYVNAVGLLGFEHQSVSHMSGTATLLGTGFLNSTAQHSLHLLGVLLSFLLGASISGFLLHGATLKLGRHYDTALFFESVLLFISAGLLISGSFYGHFFASAACGLQNAMATTYSGAIIRTTHITGIFTDLGIMLGGVFRREPLDKRKAKLFLFIIIGFILGGTAGAVMYAMYDFKALLMPACVCFLTATLYRFYTSKRG is encoded by the coding sequence TTGATCTCACAGTTACCGCGATGGGTTGAGTTTGGCGCGTTTGTGTTGTCCTTGATTGCTGGTTATGTGAATGCCGTAGGATTGCTTGGATTTGAGCATCAATCCGTGTCACATATGTCCGGTACCGCGACCTTGCTCGGTACCGGCTTTCTGAATTCCACGGCGCAACATAGTTTGCATTTGTTGGGCGTGTTATTGTCATTCCTACTTGGCGCATCGATTTCAGGATTCCTGTTGCACGGCGCAACGCTCAAGCTTGGCCGACATTACGATACCGCTTTGTTTTTTGAGTCGGTGTTATTATTTATTTCTGCCGGGCTATTAATCTCTGGCTCTTTCTATGGACATTTTTTTGCTTCCGCCGCCTGCGGGTTGCAAAATGCGATGGCAACAACCTACAGTGGCGCGATCATTCGAACCACACACATTACCGGCATCTTTACCGATCTGGGAATAATGCTGGGCGGCGTTTTTAGGCGCGAGCCATTGGATAAACGTAAAGCGAAATTGTTCCTTTTTATCATCATTGGCTTCATTTTGGGCGGCACGGCTGGTGCGGTAATGTACGCCATGTATGATTTTAAAGCATTACTAATGCCCGCTTGCGTGTGCTTCTTAACGGCGACGCTGTATCGGTTTTATACGAGTAAGCGTGGTTAG
- a CDS encoding putative quinol monooxygenase, protein MKEASYIPFKASQGQEQSLAQFLIDGAKLVAQTEPDTLYWYALQKDDGSFGIFDFFPNARGRDAHFAGQVAAALNQNAGTLVLDGWDTGIVANIVNPSVLSFKVPASDDTRATKATYIVLTAQAGKEQALEKLLTGAAQIIDQTEPETLLWTALKLNETTFAIFDTFVDERGRDAHFAGKVAGALHANAEVLIAGGWENGVLSNIHNFDVIAQAAR, encoded by the coding sequence ATGAAAGAAGCCAGCTATATTCCATTTAAGGCCAGTCAAGGGCAGGAACAAAGCCTTGCCCAGTTTCTCATCGACGGTGCCAAGCTCGTTGCGCAAACCGAGCCCGACACACTGTATTGGTATGCATTACAGAAGGACGACGGGAGTTTCGGTATCTTCGATTTCTTTCCCAACGCTCGAGGTCGGGATGCGCATTTTGCCGGACAGGTCGCAGCCGCACTAAATCAGAACGCTGGCACATTGGTCCTCGACGGCTGGGATACTGGCATTGTCGCCAACATCGTTAATCCGTCGGTATTGTCGTTTAAGGTCCCAGCGTCAGATGATACACGGGCGACTAAGGCGACGTATATCGTGCTGACTGCGCAAGCGGGCAAAGAGCAAGCGCTCGAGAAGTTGTTGACAGGCGCTGCCCAGATCATCGACCAAACTGAACCGGAAACCTTGTTGTGGACTGCACTTAAGTTAAATGAAACTACCTTCGCAATATTTGATACCTTTGTGGATGAGCGCGGCCGAGATGCTCACTTCGCTGGAAAAGTGGCCGGTGCGCTACACGCCAATGCAGAGGTATTGATTGCGGGTGGTTGGGAAAACGGCGTGCTGAGCAATATCCATAATTTTGATGTCATTGCGCAAGCTGCGAGATAA
- a CDS encoding GlxA family transcriptional regulator: MNTIVILCLNNALPSGLMGINDLLALSGLHFVQQGTRRTPNQSTWEPKVILANQDGDSVIDGHGRSFSVDSDLDAIRQCDAVLVPGFIPSAEGCPPSAITDSFTQSWLAARYKQGALICGSCSGVFALGEAGILNNKRCTTTWWLHDELKQRFPNANAVWASALVNDARVVTAGGPLSWVDITLHIVEKLAGAETAKITADFAVVDTAPKSQALYVPEGYQTSRNTFLSNAEYAIRKAHYKPMSAGDLASIMSVSERTLNRKLKELTGQTPKSFIDGIRIRHACTLLITSKQSVKEIAYSLGYSDDSVFRRLFKREMKMTPSNYQSLKRVS; this comes from the coding sequence ATGAACACAATCGTCATTCTCTGCTTAAACAATGCACTCCCATCAGGTTTGATGGGCATAAACGATTTGCTCGCTTTAAGCGGCCTCCACTTCGTGCAACAAGGTACGCGTCGCACACCCAACCAGTCCACATGGGAGCCTAAGGTAATCCTAGCTAATCAGGATGGTGACTCTGTTATTGACGGTCACGGGCGATCCTTTAGCGTTGATTCTGACCTCGATGCCATACGTCAGTGTGATGCGGTGCTGGTACCGGGATTTATTCCAAGTGCAGAAGGGTGTCCGCCATCGGCAATTACGGATTCGTTCACGCAGTCCTGGTTGGCGGCGCGTTACAAACAAGGCGCATTGATTTGCGGGTCCTGCAGTGGCGTGTTTGCTCTGGGCGAGGCGGGCATACTCAACAATAAACGTTGCACCACAACCTGGTGGTTACACGACGAGTTAAAACAGCGTTTCCCTAACGCCAATGCGGTTTGGGCAAGTGCTCTGGTTAATGACGCTAGAGTAGTTACTGCCGGTGGACCACTCTCCTGGGTGGACATCACCTTGCACATCGTGGAGAAACTCGCTGGCGCGGAGACCGCCAAAATCACTGCCGACTTTGCGGTCGTCGACACCGCACCGAAATCACAAGCCCTGTATGTACCAGAAGGATATCAAACTTCCAGGAATACATTTTTATCCAATGCAGAATACGCAATTCGTAAAGCACACTACAAACCCATGAGTGCGGGCGATTTGGCAAGCATCATGTCGGTGTCTGAACGAACGCTCAATCGCAAACTCAAAGAACTCACTGGCCAAACGCCAAAGTCCTTCATCGACGGAATACGCATACGGCACGCCTGCACGCTATTGATCACAAGCAAACAATCCGTAAAGGAAATCGCCTATTCATTAGGCTACTCTGATGACAGTGTTTTTCGCAGGCTATTTAAGCGCGAGATGAAAATGACACCATCGAACTATCAATCTCTAAAACGGGTTTCTTAA
- a CDS encoding methyltransferase family protein: MKKLLPPIMFLIFLIGMAVVCWALGSPHTIQLPYNLIGAVFLCMGLGVSIYHSRLFKKEKANIMTFGVPTKIVTSGLFKYSRNPMYLGFVLALLGAAFLYQAALSSFLLVAIFWFITDRWYIRYEEKEMLKKFGDEYRRYCKQTPRWLGLA, translated from the coding sequence GTGAAGAAGCTACTACCACCGATAATGTTTTTGATTTTTCTGATTGGAATGGCCGTTGTATGTTGGGCGCTGGGTTCACCACACACAATACAATTACCATACAATTTGATTGGCGCTGTCTTTTTGTGTATGGGGCTTGGGGTATCAATTTATCACAGCCGATTATTCAAGAAGGAAAAAGCTAATATCATGACTTTCGGAGTGCCCACGAAGATCGTAACGTCGGGTCTATTTAAGTATTCGAGAAATCCTATGTACCTTGGTTTTGTTTTAGCGCTTTTGGGTGCCGCTTTTCTGTATCAAGCTGCACTTTCTTCATTCCTCTTGGTGGCGATTTTTTGGTTTATTACTGATCGCTGGTATATAAGATATGAGGAAAAAGAGATGCTTAAAAAATTCGGAGATGAATACAGACGATACTGTAAGCAAACCCCGCGGTGGCTTGGCCTAGCCTAA
- a CDS encoding MAPEG family protein: MIYPLAAMLALVLIMFGVAFVARLSSVKTGHVTFEHYQLFEGNPPPKYVLKACNNLNNLFQVPPIFYAAIILALSKGIESNLALISAWGFVTARYAHSFVHITVNYYLARSAVFAISLVFLVLLWFAVLSQI; encoded by the coding sequence ATGATTTATCCACTTGCAGCAATGCTGGCATTAGTTTTGATAATGTTTGGTGTTGCTTTCGTAGCACGTTTAAGCTCGGTTAAAACTGGCCACGTTACCTTTGAGCACTATCAATTGTTTGAAGGAAATCCACCACCAAAATATGTTCTTAAAGCATGTAATAATCTAAACAATCTTTTTCAAGTTCCTCCAATTTTTTACGCAGCTATCATATTGGCTCTCTCTAAGGGCATAGAAAGTAACCTGGCACTTATCAGTGCGTGGGGGTTTGTAACGGCTAGGTATGCTCATAGTTTTGTTCATATCACAGTAAATTACTATCTCGCGCGGTCAGCAGTTTTTGCTATTTCTTTAGTATTCTTGGTCTTGCTTTGGTTTGCAGTTCTATCACAAATATAA
- a CDS encoding GIY-YIG nuclease family protein — protein sequence MEYVGLTVQTLERRWEYHIEQAKAGHIKSKESLHAAIREYGADQFSVEEIDKGTTKKDLEAKERKWIKKLNTLIPNGYNISTGGVSGGSNKKSTVIGGIRFESAGKAAEYVAETRKISIAAAKRRILKGRIDVKTPAKPGESLVKTRTYKVWSRILHGVLNKKSREYIPEISIYEQWRQFENFYRDVGEPIDPKIAFSRLDKEKGFFPDNCVWMTKSEASKINAEYMKKTGKFKRKSRENA from the coding sequence ATTGAGTATGTCGGACTTACGGTACAAACATTAGAGCGTAGATGGGAATATCATATCGAGCAAGCCAAGGCCGGGCACATAAAAAGTAAAGAGTCTTTGCATGCTGCCATCAGGGAGTACGGTGCTGATCAGTTTTCTGTTGAAGAGATTGATAAAGGAACCACAAAGAAAGATTTAGAAGCCAAAGAGAGGAAGTGGATTAAAAAGCTGAATACACTGATACCCAATGGGTACAACATATCAACTGGTGGTGTTAGTGGAGGCTCAAATAAGAAATCCACAGTTATCGGCGGCATTAGATTTGAAAGTGCTGGTAAAGCTGCTGAGTATGTCGCCGAGACAAGAAAAATTTCAATAGCAGCCGCAAAAAGAAGAATATTAAAAGGACGAATAGATGTAAAGACACCCGCAAAACCGGGAGAAAGCCTCGTAAAAACCAGAACATATAAAGTGTGGAGTAGGATTTTACACGGAGTGCTAAACAAGAAATCTAGGGAATATATTCCTGAAATATCTATCTATGAGCAGTGGAGGCAGTTTGAAAATTTCTATAGAGATGTTGGAGAACCAATTGATCCAAAGATAGCTTTTTCAAGGCTTGATAAAGAAAAGGGCTTTTTTCCTGATAACTGCGTTTGGATGACGAAAAGTGAAGCAAGTAAAATCAATGCTGAATATATGAAGAAGACGGGTAAATTCAAAAGAAAGAGTAGAGAAAATGCCTAA